Part of the Phycisphaeraceae bacterium genome, CGCTCGCACGATCGCGAGAGGATCCTCAGCATGACAAGCATCCCCAACAAGCCAATCGTCGGGCCCGCCGATCACAGCCACGGGCACGACCACCACGAGGGCTCGTACCTCGCCGGGAAGGGATCGTTCCTCAAGACCGTCTGGTCCTGGGTCTACACGATCGACCACAAGAAGATCGGCGTGATGTACCTCGCCGCGACCCTCTTCGCCTTCTTCCTGGGTGGCATCTTCGCGCTCATCTTCCGCGCCGACCTCCTCACCCCCGGCGCGGGCCCCGTCTTCGGCGATGTCGAGTTCACCAACCCGCTCACCGGCGAGGCGGTCCGGCTCACCGCCAACAACCTCTACAACCGTTCCTTCACCCTGCACGGCGCGCTGATGGTCTTCACCTTCATCGTGCCCGCCATCCCCGCGGCCTTGGGCAACTTCTTCCTGCCCCTCATGGTCGGCGCGAAGGATGTCGCCTTCCCCCGGCTCAACCTGCTCTCCTGGTACATCTACCTCTCCGGCAGCGTCCTCTTCCTCGGCACCCTCCTCTGGGGCGGCGTCGAGACCGGCTGGACCTTCTACACCCCGTACTCAACCACCACGCCCTACGGCGCCACGGCCCTCGCCACCACCTCCGTCTTCATCCTCGGCTTCTCCTCCATCCTCACCGGCCTCAACTTCATCGTGACGGTGCACAAGCTCCGCCAGCCCGGCATGGGCTGGTTCGACATGCCCCTCTTCATCTGGGCCATGTACGCCACCGCCATCATCATGGTCCTCGCGACCCCGGTCATCGGCGTCACCGTTCTCCTGCTCACCATCGAGAACCTCTTCAAGATCGGCATCTTCGACCCCGCGCTCGGCGGAGACCCCGTCCTCTTCCAGCACTTCTTCTGGTTCTACAGCCACCCCGTCGTCTACGTGATGATCCTCCCGGCCTTCGGCATCATCTCCGAGGTCATCGCGACGCACTCGCGCAAGCGCATCTTCGGCTACCGCGTCGTCGCCTTCTCCTCGCTCGCCATCGCGGGCATCTCCTTCCTCGTCTGGGGACACCACATGTTCACCGCGACGAGCGAACTCGCCGCCGCGGTCTTCTCGGGGCTCACCTTCCTCGTCGCCATCCCTACCGCGATCAAGGTCTTCGCCTGGGTCGCCACGCTCTACAAGGGCTCCATCGCGTTCAACACGCCGATGATGTACGCCCTCTCCTTCCTCTTCCTCTTCACCATCGGCGGGCTCACCGGCCCGCCACTCGCAACGCTCGCCTCCGACCTCCACCTGCACGACACCTACTTCGTCGTCGCGCACTTCCACTATGTCATGATGGGCGGCACCGTCATCGCCCTCATCTGCGGCCTCTTCCACTGGTGGCCCAAGATGTTCGGCAAGATGTACAACGAGACCGCCGGCATGATCGGCTGCGCCCTCGTGTTCATCGGGTTCAACCTCACCTTCTTCACCCAGTTCTGGCTCGGCACCAACGGCATGCCCCGGCGTTACGCCACCTACGTCGAGGAATTCCAGCCCCTGCACGTGCTCAGCACCATCGGCTCCTGGATCCTCGCCGCCGGCCTCTTCCTGCACCTCTTCACCTTCATCTGGTCCCTCGCCGCTGGCAAGAAGGCGTCCGCCAACCCGTGGGGCTCCCTCACCACCGAGTGGGACACCGATTCGCCCCCGATCGAGCACAACTTCCACCACGAGCCCGTCTGCACCCACGGGCCCTACGACTACGACGATGTCGTGCCCCCACGCACCAAGCCGGGCGAGTGGCCTCTCCCCGAGCCGCTCCCCGAGGGCGCACCGAAGCACTGACCGCCCGAACAACGCGGAGCGCGGGGCCGAAACACGCCCCGCCTCCGATTCTCTCATGAACCGTCAAGGAGTCGCGCGTCCGCCCGGTCGGCACGACGCGCGAGGCAACGAAGCAGAGGCGAAAGACCGCCGATGACCAGCATCCACGCACACGGCGCGCACGGCGCCATCGTCGACGAACATCCCGATCACCCCATCGACGGCAACACGCCGCGGGTGGCGTCCCATTTCCGGAATTACGAGGAGCAGTTCGACGCCGGCAAGCTCGGCATGTGGCTCTTCCTCACCACGGAAATCCTGCTCTTCTCGGGGTTCTTCGTCGCCTACGCCGTCTTCCGCATGCTCTACCCCGAAGCGTTCAAGGGCGCCTCGGAGTACTACCTCAACTGGAAGATCGGCTTCGTCAACACCTGCGTGCTCCTGCTGTCGTCCTACACGATCGCCGCGAGCATCCGCAACGCCCAGAAGAACCAGCAGGGCATGCTCAAGATCAACCTGCTGATCACCATCCTCTGCGCCGTCTTCTTCCTCGTCGTCAAGCTCGGCTGGGAGTACTGGCCCAAGTACCAGAAGGGCGAGTTCGGCGGCGGGCTCTTCACCTACTCCGGAGGAACCTGGGACCAGGAGCCGCTCTTCCTCTCCATCTACTGGGTCGCCACCGCCACCCACGGCATCCACGTCCTCGTCGGCATCTTCATCATCTCGTGGCTCCTCTGGGGCGCCTCCAAGCGACGCTACGGACCCTGGAACTACCTCGCCATCGAGAACACCGGTCTCTACTGGCACATCGTCGACCTCATCTGGATCTTCCTCTTCCCCCTCCTGTACCTCGCCTGATCCCGGCACTCTCTCACGCGCACCACGCATACGGCCAGACCCACATGAGCCACGACCATACCCACGATCATCATCACGACGATCACCACGCCCCCGACGGCCATCACATCTCCTCGCAGCGCACGCTCCTGTCCGTTCTGGGCGTGCTCCTCGCGCTGACCGTCATCACCGTCATCGTCGCCAAGTATGTCCCCGCCAGCGACGCCGCCCACATGGTCATGGCGCTCATCATCGCCTGCACCAAGGGATCGCTCGTCTGTCTCTACTTCATGCACCTCATCTATGACCGCATCTTCTACAGCGCGCTCTTCATCTCCTGCCTCTTCGTCATGTCCCTCTTCTTCATCTTCACCATGCTCGATTTCGCGGGCCGAGGCAGCATGGACCCCGTCCGCGCGCAGCTCATCGTCCCCATGCCCAACAACCGCGTCGAGCTCGCACGCTTCGACGAACGCGAGCGACTCGGACGCGAACTCTTCCTCGCCAACTGCTCCGTCTGCCACGGCCGCGACGGCCAGGGCGTCGCCGGGCTCGGCGAGGCCCTCGCCGGCGACGAGTACGTCCGCACCACCAGCATCCCCGACCTCGTCGAGTTCCTGAAGGTCGGCCGCCCCGCCAGCCACCCGCTCAACATCTCCGGCGTCACCATGCCGGCCCGCGGCGGCAACCCAAACCTCACCGACGAGAACCTCGAGCAGCTCGCCGCATACCTCAAGGTCATGCCGGCGCGCATCTCAGGCCACGGCCACGGCCACGGCCACGAAACCAAGGACAGCGGCGCGCACTGACGCGCCGACCGCCCGACACGGAGCACGCACGCGCATGAGCCGACCCACGCCGCGAGCACGGATCCTCGGCCTCGCGATCCTCGCCCTCGCCGCGATCACGCTCGGGGTCTCCCTCCCGGCTATGGCGCGACAGATCCGAGCGCAGAACGCCGACGCAGACCTCCCGTTCTTCGGCATGCGCTCCCCCGACCCCGCCGCCATCCCCTTCGTCAACGATGCCGCCACCTTCGTGTGGGGCGTCAACGCAGGAACCGCGCCCGTCACGCTCACCCTCGTCGACAGGGAGGGCGCCCCGTTCCTGCGCGCCGACTACCGCGGCGAGTCGCACCTCGTCGCCATCACCGGCACGGTCGACACGCGACTTCCCGGTCTCGCCCGCTTCCGCGAGAACCAGATCAAGCTCGAGGTCATCACCGAGCAGCGCCCCAGACTCGCCGCCACCGACCGCGACGCGCCGACGAAAACCGCGCCCGACCGCCTCGTCCTCGCCGCGAGGATCGAGCGCGAGGTCGACCTCGCCAAAGACGCCTCCCCGATGGCAGGCGTCGTCGATCGCAAATCGTGGCGCTACGAGCTCGTCGAGTTCGTCCCGCTTGGCGTTGAGTCCGACCGCGCCATGATCGTCCACGAGATCGCCTACGCCGACATGCCCGAGCACGAGCGGACATGGCAGTACGCCGCCGCCCTCGCCGTTACCCCGCCCACCAAGCTCCCGAAACTGAAAGAGCCGATGGGCTCCAACCGGGGCCTCGACGGCGTCACCTGGCCCTTCCCGCTCGCCGGGGCCGGAGGCCTGCTCCTGGTGATCGGCGTGATGGTGTTCGGCAGCTCCTTCGTGAAACGCCCGGCCGACAGCGACCCCCGGCCAGACGCCGGCGCGCGGGCCCGAGAAGAGAAAGCCCCTTCCCGCCCCGCCAACGCTTGATTCGAGCGTGTTCGAGGGTACCGTTCCCGCCCCGTCGCCCCTCCGAAGTCCGGCCCCGATCGGTCCGAAAGAGGTTCGACACCCGCCCCGGAAGCCCAGCCGAAGGGGCACGACAACCGACTTTCCCCGATAGCTCAATGGTAGAGCGAGCGGCTGTTAACCGCTAGGTTGTAGGTTCGAGTCCTACTCGGGGAGCTTTCAGACCCCAGGCCCGCCGCCTGGGGTTTTTTCGTTGGCGTCGGTCCCTCGATCCGGTACGCTGGGCCCCAGTCCCCGTCCTGCCCCGTCTGCGCGATCTCTGGGAGCGCCCGATGCCTCGATTCCGACTCGCCGACGCTGCGTGCCTGCTCGCCGCGATCTGCCCCATCGCCCAGGGATCCACACCCCAGGACCACCTTCTCTACGCCGCGCCCATTTTCTCTGCCGGCTGGAACGCGAACTCCGTTGTCGTCGCGGATTTCAACGCCGACGGCGTTCCCGATGTCGCGCTTTCGTTCCTGTTAGGCGTCGAAGTGCTCTTCGGGAACCCGGACGGGACGGTTCAGCCCGCCACCAGATATGCCGCGGGCGATCAGCCACGATCCGTTGCCGTCGGGGACTTCAACGCCGACGGTTTCCTCGACCTCGTCGTGGCGAACAGCGGCGAGCAGAACAACACCGTGAGGGTGCTGCTGGGCAACCCCGACGGGACCTTTCAACCCGCGACCAGCATCCCGGTGGGCGCCCGCGCCTGGGCGCTCGCCGTCGGCGATCTCAACTCCGACGGCGTGCTGGATCTCGCGGTCACCAACAACCTCAACCCAGGAAGGGTCACCGTTCTGCTCGGCAACGGCGACGGCTCGTTCCAGCCCGGCGTCCAGTACGCGACGGGCCGAAACCCGCAGTCCGTCGCGTTGGGTGACATGAACAACGACGGGCATCTCGATCTCGTCGTCGCCGACAACGCGAACCAGAGCGTCAGCATCCTTCTCGGGCACGGCGATGGGACATTCGACTTCAGGCAAGCGTTCTTGAGCGGGCCCGAGCCGCGCGCAGTCGCGCTCGGCGACTTGAACGGTGACGGGATTCTCGATGTCGCGCTCGCGCGGAACGGCGCGGTGAGCGTGCTGCTCGGCGTCGGCGATGGCACTCTGGAAACGAAGCAGGACTACACGACCGGGAACTTCCCGATCGCCGTCGCCATCACCGATGTGAGCGGCGACGGGATTCCCGACATCGTCGCCGCGAACTCGGGAAGCAACAGCGTCAGCGTGCTGGTCGGCAACGGGGACGGGACCCTTCAGCCCAGGCGTAACTTCGCCGCAGGCGCCAGCCCGCAGTCCATCGCGGTCCGCGACATGAACTCGAACGGTCGCAAGGATGTCGTCGTGGGCAACGCGGCGGGAATCAGCGTGCTCTTCGCGGATCAGAACAGGGATTTCCCGGCCAGATCAGACATCCTGACCGGAGCGCGTCCGAGCGCTCTCGCCGTCGGTGATCTGAATGGGGATGGCATACCTGATGTCGTGACCGCGAACTTCCATTCCGGGAATGTGAGCGTGCTCCTGAGTCAGGGAGATGGCGCCTACGCACCGCGGCAGGACTACACGGTCCCAAGCAATCCGACCGCCGTCGTCATCGGCGATTTCAACCTGGACGGCGAGCCCGACCTCGCCGCCTCCAGCCTGGGAAGTGGCGGAGTTGTCAGCATTCTGCTCGGGACCGGGACCGGGGTCTTCGTGCCCGCGATCGGGATCCTGACGGGTGTGCGGGCAGACACACTCGTGAGTGCCGACTTCAACAACGACGGGTCGCTCGATCTCGTGCTGATGAGGTTCGGTGCTCCCAGCCCTTTGATGCTCGCGCTGGGCAACGGCGACGGCACATTTCAACCGCTCTCCGTGATACCAGACAGCGACTACGGAACTCTCGCGGCGCGAGACCTGGACGGCGACGGCGCAATCGACCTCATCGTCACAAACTACCCAACGGGTACCCTCAGCGTGTGGATGGGGAACGGCGATGGCTCATTCCAGGACGCCGTCGTTTACACCGCAGGAGCAAGACCCATCGGGAGCGCGTCTGGCGATCTTGATGGTGACGGCAAACTCGACCTCGTGGTGACGAACTTCGACAGCAACACGCTGAGCATCTTCCGCGGCAACGGCGACGGGACATTCCTGCCAGCGGTTGAGATCGAATCCGGAATACAACCTTTCGGCGTCGCGATCCACGATGTGAACGGCGACGGGCGCCAGGACATCATCGTCACGCTGAAGTACCTCCCGGGCGCCGTTGCCGTGTTCCCGGGCAACGGCGACGGAACCTTCCGTGCCCCGATGACCTTTTCGACAGGCGCGTTCCCTTCCCACATCTTGATTTCGGATTTCAACGCCGACGGGCTCCCGGACATCGTGGTCGCGAACACCTCGGACAACTCCGTCAGCATCCTCTTTCGCCGCGACGCGGAAGCGCAGCCACCCGCGTGCCCCGGCGACGCCAACGGCGACGGCGTCGTGAACTTCGCCGATCTGAACATCGTGCTGGGCCAGTTCGGCGCGTCGGGCCAGGGCCTCCCCGGCGACATCAACAACGACGGCGTGATCAACTTCGCGGACCTCAACCTCGTCCTCGCCGACTTTGGGCAGTCCTGCGGCTGAAGCGCCGGAGACGGCTATCCGGAAACAGCGTCGCCGACCGGTGTTCTGGACCGTGGCGGGCGGAGAGGCCCGTCGGTAGAGTGGAAAGGATGCTCCACCCACGCATCCGTCGCGGTCTTCTTGCTCGCAAGATCACGAACCTCGCACTGCCGCTGGCGTGCTTCGTCACGCTCGGCGCGTGCGAGTCCGGGGGGCAGACGGGCGCGGTTGTCGGCGCGGGTTTCGGCGCGCTGATGGGTCAGGCCATCGGCGGCAACACTTCCGGCACGCTGGTCGGGGCGGCGGTCGGGACCGGCGCCGGCTACATGATCGGCAACGAGCGCGACCGACAGGGGGCTCGCGAGGAACAGGCCAGGCGCGACCGCGAACGCGAGCGTCGCGATCGCGAGCACGAGGCAGCGCTGCGCACGCTCGAGGCGCGCCAGGCGGAGATCGAATCCCAGTCGTCTCAGCCCACGACGGGAACCTTCATCCCGCCGAAGTGGCCCGCCTCGACGCCCGAGATGAGGCCGTTCGCCGACTCCGCGTGGCGTGTCGCCTCGATGACGCCACCGCCCCGCCGCGCGTTCGAGTCGATGACGCTGCATTTCCAGCCCAACGGCCACGTCGTGACTACGACGATCTTCCCCGGAGGCAGGATGAACGTCGCGTCCGAGACCTACCGCGTCGTCGGCAACACGATGATCATCAACGGGTCCGACTATCTCACGAACTCGGCGTGGACGCTCACGGAATCGACGCTGACGCTCATCAACCAGGGCTTCCGGACAACGCTCGAGCGCATCGGCGTCGGCGACTGATTCTTTCGCAGCCAGCCCGTCAACCAGCCGGGATCTGTAGACTGCTTTCTGGTCCGAACCCTCGTGCCGCAGAAAGGTGCGACAGCGCCAGTGGCCGACAGCGAACGCCCATCCTTCACCGGTTTCCACGCGAGGTTCGCGCTCGTTCCAACCCTCGCGGGGTATCGGCTCGGCTGGCTGAGGAACGACCTCGGCGCCGGGCTGGCCGTTGCTGCGGTTGCGCTGCCGATCGCGCTGGCGTATCCCGCCCTCGCGGGGCTGTCGCCCCAGACGGGCTTTTACGCGAGCATCGCCTCGCTGCTCGCGTACGCGGCGTTCGGTTCGTCACGCCGGCTGATGGTCGGTCCCGACGCCGCGACGCTCACCGTGCTCGCGGGCGTGTTCGCGTCGATACTTGTTCAGTTGCCGGGCCTCACCGCCGACCAGCGAGCCGCCGCCGCCGCGCTGATCGCGATCGGGGCGGGGGTGATCTGTCTCCTCGGGCGTGTGCTGGGCATCGGCGCGCTGGCGAACTTCCTGTCGCGTCCGATCCTCACCGGGTTCTTCGCCGGCATCTCGCTCACGATCATGACCGGGCAGATCGGACGGCTCACTGGCCTGCATATCGACGCCGATGGGATCGTCCGGCCCGTTGTCGAGATGCTGCGCGAGTCGTCCGGGATCCACTGGGTGTCGGTGTTCGTCGGCCTCACGATGTTCGCGATACTCGAGGTTGCGCGGGTCGCGCGATCGCCCGTGCCCGGTCCGGTCATCGTGGTCGTTGCGGCCATCGTCCTCTCGGCGTTGCTTGGTCTTGAGGCGCGCGGCGTGGCCGTCGTGGGTGATCTGCCGGCGGCGCTGCCCGCGCTCGGACTGCCGGGTGTCTCGGGTCTTCCCCTCGCATCGATCGCGCTCGGCTCCGCCGCGGTCGCGGTGATCAGTTTCGGCTCCGGCATCATCACCGCACGGAGTTTCGCCGCACGGACCGACGAAACCGTGGACTCGAACCGTGAACTCATCGGCTTCGGCGCCGCGAACATCGCCTGCGGGCTCGCTGGCGGCTTCCCGGTGACCGGCGCCGCCTCACGCACCGCCGTCAACATCTCGTCCGGCGGCAGGAGTCAGGTGTCGGGCCTCGTCGCGGCGGGCATGCTCGTGCTCGCGATCGTGTATCTCGGACCGGTTCTCCGCATCCTGCCGCTGCCGGCGCTGGGCGCGATCCTGTTCTCGGCCGCGGTGCACATGATCGACTTCCGAACGCTCGCTGAGATACGGCGGATCTCCCGGATCGAGTTCGCGTTCGCGATGATGGCGCTGGTCGGGCCCATCGCGTTCGGAGTACTGCAGGGGGTCGCCGTCGCGATCGTCGTCTCGCTCGTGCATGTGATCCATAAAGGCATGCATCCCCGGGTCGTTCAACTCGGGCGCATCCCCGGTCGGGCGGGGTTCTTTAAACTTCATCGCCACGCCGACGCTCGCCCTGCGCCAGGCGTCGTCATCGTGCTCATTGAGGGCGACCTGCTCTTCTTCGCGGTCGACAACGTGAAGAGCGCCCTCATGAAGCACTCAGGCGCGTTGGACGGCCATGTCCGCTGGGTGATCTTCGATGCGGGCGTGATGGCGCAGATCGACACCACCGGCGCGGCGATGCTTCACGAAGCGAACCGTTCGCTCGCGAAACGTGGAGTTCGGCTCGCGCTCTCCGGCCTGCACCACGAGGTTCGACAACTGCTCGATCGCGCCGGCGTCACCGACGCGATCGGGAAAGACATGGTCTTCGACAACCTCGACGAGGCGCTGCGCGCGTTCGAGGCGCAGCGTGACACGGTGCGCGAATGAGGCAGGCGCGAGCCCGGGGATACCTCTGGTTGCCACAGTGGCAAAGCGGTGGAATCTCCGCAGCGACGCGAGTTTCCACGCAACCGTCACACCGCGTGTCCCGCGCTGTTGTTCAGCGGGTAAGTGACTGCAGGGAATGGGCTTGCGATCCTCGACGCGAGACGATGGCCATCGCTGCAGCTGCGACTCGGTCTCGCGAAAGATTGTCGCGGAACATCTTGAAGCGAAAGGCCTTCGTGTACAATCGAAGTACCGCCTCGCTGTTTCATGACGAAGCAGCGCAGCGCGGATCGCTGATCAGCATTCGGAGATTGACACATGAAATCGTTCAAGACTCTCGCGTCCTGCGTCGTTCTCGGCGCCGTGATCGTCGGCGCCAGCGGCTGCGCGACGACCCCACGCGACGAGGCGGATCGCACCGCGCTGGTTGAGCGCGCCGACTCGACCAAGGACTGGTTCCAGTCGAACGTCAACGGCCTCGGCGGACAACTCCGCGACTCCGGCGGCTACGTCGTGTTCCCCGATGTCGGGCAGGCCGGCTTCATCGTCGGCGGCACTTCGGGTCGGGGCGTCGTCTTCGATTCCCGCGGCAGGCAGATCGGCTGGGCTCGACTCAGTTCCGGCTCCGTCGGCCTTCAGGCCGGCGTCCGCGGGTTCCGCATGCTCATGATCCTGCAGAACGAGCAGGCCATGAGCGAATTCCGCAACAACCGCTGGTCCGGCACCGCGAGCGCCGTCGCCGTCGCGGGCGGTGCGGGCGGATCCGGCCTGGCCGAGTTCCGCAACGGCGTGGCCGTCTATCAGGGCGCCAGCAGCGGTCTGATGGCCGGCGTCGATGTCGGTCTCGCCAACATCCGCTTCGAGCCCATGGAATAACCCGATCGACCGGGCGACTCGCCCCGATCACACGGACCGCGCCTCGGAAGCGGCGCGGCCCGATTCGTCTTCCTCGCAGCGCATCGAGGGCGCCAGCGTCTGGCTCCGCGTGCGAAAGGCGATCGCGCGTCGTGTGGTGAAAGGACCGGCTGGTGGCGAAGCCAGACAAGAAGGACGGCCCGGGGCGCATGAAGCGCAAGGAGTATGAGAAGGAACTCAAAAAACTCCAGGCACGTCTCTGCAAACTCCAGGACTGGGTGAAACACGAAGGCCTGCGCGTCATCATAGTCTTCGAAGGGCGCGACGCCGCGGGCAAGGGCGGCGTCATCAAGGCGATCACCGAACGCGTCAGCCCGCGCGTCTTCCGCGTCGTCGCGCTCCCGGCGCCGTCCGACCGCGAGAAGTCCCAGATGTACATCCAGCGGTTCATGCAGCACTTCCCCGCGGCGGGCGAGGTCGTGATCTTCGACCGGTCCTGGTACAACCGCGCGGGCGTCGAGCACGTGATGGGGTTCTGCACCAAGGAAGAGCACAAACGCTTCCTCGAGCTCTGCCCGATTGTCGAGAAGTACTTCATCGAAGGGGGCATCACGCTTCTCAAGATCTGGCTCGAAGTCAGCGACGAGGAGCAGAAGCGCCGCTTCGAGGCACGCATCGACGACCCACTCCGTCAGTGGAAGCTCAGCGCCATGGACCTGCCCTCGCGCAGCAAGTGGTACGAGTACTCCAGGGCCCGCGACATGATGCTCGACGCCACCGACACCGAACACGCCCCTTGGCACATCCTCCGAAGCGACGACAAGAAACGGGCGCGCCTCAACTGCATCAGGCACATTCTCGACTCCATCCCGCACAAGGAGTTGTCGCGCGAGAAGATCGATGTCCCCGAGCGGTCGAAGAAGCACGCCTACGACGACCAGGCAACGCTCGAGGGACGCCGCTTCGTGAACGAGGTCTATTGATCGCACCATGAGATGACCCGATGCGCGACCAAGCTCCGGTCGTGACCGAAAGGAACAGGGGCCATGTGCCGCTGGCTCGCGTACACCGGCTCGCCGATCCCGCTTGAAGATCTTCTCTTCAAGCCGAAACACTCGCTCATCGATCAGAGCATGTCGTCCCGTTCCGCCGAAACGCCCACCAACGCCGACGGCTTCGGCGTCGGCTGGTACGGATCCCGCCCAACGCCGGCGCTCTTCCGCAGCATCCGGCCCGCGTGGAACGACTTCAACCTGCGCGATCTCGCCGGCCAGATCGAATCCAGACTGTTCATCGCGCACGTCCGGGCAACCTCCCTCGCGACCGTGCAGGAGACCAACTGCCACCCGTTCCGCTACGGCAAATGGCTCTTTGCGCACAACGGCGAGGTGCACGGCATCGAACTGATGCGCAAGCGGCTGATCGCGGCCATAGACGACGACCTGTTCCCGCACATTCTCGGCACGACTGACTCCGAGGTGATGTTCTACCTCGCCCTCACCTTCGGGCTCGAGTCCGACCCGCTCGGCGCGCTCGCAAGGATGGCGGGATTCATCGAAGGGGTCGGATCAGAGAAGGGGATACATGAGTCCCTTTGGATGACCCTCGCGGTCACCGACGGAGAGCGCCTCTATGCTGTCCGCTACGCCAGCGACGGCGCAGCCCCGACGCTCTACCACAGCCGCGACGCGCGCGAGGTCTTCGAGATACTCCCAGAACTGCGAGACAAACTCACCGAAGACACCCGCGTCATAGCGTCCGAGCCCACCGGGAAGGCACGACAGATCTGGGTTGAAGTGCCGCAGGCGTCATCGCTCGTGGTCGAGCGGGGCGCCATGCGCGTTCAGCCGTTCATCCCCGTCGCGCCGGGACACGGACCGTACCGGGCGGGAGCCTCGCCCTTTGCGCAGCTGGCTAGGCCAACACCTGATGTGTGACACTTTGTGTGAGAGTGTGTCGCGAACGAACGCACAGATGCTTGCGTGCTCGTGACGTTTCGGTAGGATGACGATCTATGCAGAGCCGAAAGTCGGTTCAGAGCCGCCCGCACCGTGTCAAAAGTGCAGTCACTCCGGGTGGCGCCGTCGATCGGCGCCATGCGCCGCACGCGAATCGACGCGCTTCGACGCACAAACCACGAAGTGTCTTGCTTGCGCTCGGGTCGCTCTTGCTCGCCGGCTGCAAGGTCGGCCCGGAGTACCAGACGCCGCCGGCTTCGGTCAACGATCGCTGGGAATACGACGCGCGTGACGCCGCATCGTCCGATCCGATGTGGTGGGAGACCTTCAACGACCCGGCGCTCAGCGCCCTCGTCCGAGAGGCGACCGCGCAGAACCTCTCGCTCCGCGCAGCGGGTCTGCGAGTGCTTGAAGCCCGCGCAGCGCGCGGGGTCGCCGTCGGCGAGTTCTTCCCGCAACTGCAGGAGGCCTTCGGCTCCGTCGCCGCTAACCAGCTGAGCAACAGCGGCCCCGAAGCGCTGGGCGATCGATCCTTCAACACCGCAGAGGTCGGCCTCCAGGCGGCGTGGGAACTCGATTTCTGGGGCAAGTTTCGCCGCGGCATCGAGGCCGCCGACGCGGAAGTGCTGCTGACCGTCGC contains:
- a CDS encoding cbb3-type cytochrome c oxidase subunit I, whose product is MTSIPNKPIVGPADHSHGHDHHEGSYLAGKGSFLKTVWSWVYTIDHKKIGVMYLAATLFAFFLGGIFALIFRADLLTPGAGPVFGDVEFTNPLTGEAVRLTANNLYNRSFTLHGALMVFTFIVPAIPAALGNFFLPLMVGAKDVAFPRLNLLSWYIYLSGSVLFLGTLLWGGVETGWTFYTPYSTTTPYGATALATTSVFILGFSSILTGLNFIVTVHKLRQPGMGWFDMPLFIWAMYATAIIMVLATPVIGVTVLLLTIENLFKIGIFDPALGGDPVLFQHFFWFYSHPVVYVMILPAFGIISEVIATHSRKRIFGYRVVAFSSLAIAGISFLVWGHHMFTATSELAAAVFSGLTFLVAIPTAIKVFAWVATLYKGSIAFNTPMMYALSFLFLFTIGGLTGPPLATLASDLHLHDTYFVVAHFHYVMMGGTVIALICGLFHWWPKMFGKMYNETAGMIGCALVFIGFNLTFFTQFWLGTNGMPRRYATYVEEFQPLHVLSTIGSWILAAGLFLHLFTFIWSLAAGKKASANPWGSLTTEWDTDSPPIEHNFHHEPVCTHGPYDYDDVVPPRTKPGEWPLPEPLPEGAPKH
- a CDS encoding cytochrome c oxidase subunit 3, translating into MTSIHAHGAHGAIVDEHPDHPIDGNTPRVASHFRNYEEQFDAGKLGMWLFLTTEILLFSGFFVAYAVFRMLYPEAFKGASEYYLNWKIGFVNTCVLLLSSYTIAASIRNAQKNQQGMLKINLLITILCAVFFLVVKLGWEYWPKYQKGEFGGGLFTYSGGTWDQEPLFLSIYWVATATHGIHVLVGIFIISWLLWGASKRRYGPWNYLAIENTGLYWHIVDLIWIFLFPLLYLA
- a CDS encoding c-type cytochrome → MSHDHTHDHHHDDHHAPDGHHISSQRTLLSVLGVLLALTVITVIVAKYVPASDAAHMVMALIIACTKGSLVCLYFMHLIYDRIFYSALFISCLFVMSLFFIFTMLDFAGRGSMDPVRAQLIVPMPNNRVELARFDERERLGRELFLANCSVCHGRDGQGVAGLGEALAGDEYVRTTSIPDLVEFLKVGRPASHPLNISGVTMPARGGNPNLTDENLEQLAAYLKVMPARISGHGHGHGHETKDSGAH
- a CDS encoding VCBS repeat-containing protein; its protein translation is MPRFRLADAACLLAAICPIAQGSTPQDHLLYAAPIFSAGWNANSVVVADFNADGVPDVALSFLLGVEVLFGNPDGTVQPATRYAAGDQPRSVAVGDFNADGFLDLVVANSGEQNNTVRVLLGNPDGTFQPATSIPVGARAWALAVGDLNSDGVLDLAVTNNLNPGRVTVLLGNGDGSFQPGVQYATGRNPQSVALGDMNNDGHLDLVVADNANQSVSILLGHGDGTFDFRQAFLSGPEPRAVALGDLNGDGILDVALARNGAVSVLLGVGDGTLETKQDYTTGNFPIAVAITDVSGDGIPDIVAANSGSNSVSVLVGNGDGTLQPRRNFAAGASPQSIAVRDMNSNGRKDVVVGNAAGISVLFADQNRDFPARSDILTGARPSALAVGDLNGDGIPDVVTANFHSGNVSVLLSQGDGAYAPRQDYTVPSNPTAVVIGDFNLDGEPDLAASSLGSGGVVSILLGTGTGVFVPAIGILTGVRADTLVSADFNNDGSLDLVLMRFGAPSPLMLALGNGDGTFQPLSVIPDSDYGTLAARDLDGDGAIDLIVTNYPTGTLSVWMGNGDGSFQDAVVYTAGARPIGSASGDLDGDGKLDLVVTNFDSNTLSIFRGNGDGTFLPAVEIESGIQPFGVAIHDVNGDGRQDIIVTLKYLPGAVAVFPGNGDGTFRAPMTFSTGAFPSHILISDFNADGLPDIVVANTSDNSVSILFRRDAEAQPPACPGDANGDGVVNFADLNIVLGQFGASGQGLPGDINNDGVINFADLNLVLADFGQSCG
- a CDS encoding glycine zipper 2TM domain-containing protein, whose amino-acid sequence is MLHPRIRRGLLARKITNLALPLACFVTLGACESGGQTGAVVGAGFGALMGQAIGGNTSGTLVGAAVGTGAGYMIGNERDRQGAREEQARRDRERERRDREHEAALRTLEARQAEIESQSSQPTTGTFIPPKWPASTPEMRPFADSAWRVASMTPPPRRAFESMTLHFQPNGHVVTTTIFPGGRMNVASETYRVVGNTMIINGSDYLTNSAWTLTESTLTLINQGFRTTLERIGVGD
- a CDS encoding SulP family inorganic anion transporter; amino-acid sequence: MADSERPSFTGFHARFALVPTLAGYRLGWLRNDLGAGLAVAAVALPIALAYPALAGLSPQTGFYASIASLLAYAAFGSSRRLMVGPDAATLTVLAGVFASILVQLPGLTADQRAAAAALIAIGAGVICLLGRVLGIGALANFLSRPILTGFFAGISLTIMTGQIGRLTGLHIDADGIVRPVVEMLRESSGIHWVSVFVGLTMFAILEVARVARSPVPGPVIVVVAAIVLSALLGLEARGVAVVGDLPAALPALGLPGVSGLPLASIALGSAAVAVISFGSGIITARSFAARTDETVDSNRELIGFGAANIACGLAGGFPVTGAASRTAVNISSGGRSQVSGLVAAGMLVLAIVYLGPVLRILPLPALGAILFSAAVHMIDFRTLAEIRRISRIEFAFAMMALVGPIAFGVLQGVAVAIVVSLVHVIHKGMHPRVVQLGRIPGRAGFFKLHRHADARPAPGVVIVLIEGDLLFFAVDNVKSALMKHSGALDGHVRWVIFDAGVMAQIDTTGAAMLHEANRSLAKRGVRLALSGLHHEVRQLLDRAGVTDAIGKDMVFDNLDEALRAFEAQRDTVRE